The following proteins are co-located in the Desulfovibrio intestinalis genome:
- a CDS encoding dihydrofolate reductase family protein has translation MNRPYVFCHMMTSLDGKIMGSYMETREGEVAGDVFYNIAFGKEPYYKHQGWLSGRVTTDDNFTLYEKPLLDQNAPLVAAGDYVARPDAGMFYVSVDPSGKLGWKKNELIYIDTTAHVIEVLTGKASNAYKAFLRDLGISYIIAGEGALDYALALKKLKNLFNIQTLMLGGGGVLNWSFIQAGMCDELSVVVAPVADGSSATPALFEARDGFSISNPVGFTLKSAKVKSGGSVWLRYTVNNQRDE, from the coding sequence GTGAACAGACCATACGTTTTTTGCCACATGATGACTTCTCTGGATGGAAAAATTATGGGCTCATATATGGAAACTCGGGAAGGTGAAGTTGCAGGAGACGTATTTTACAACATCGCCTTTGGAAAAGAGCCTTACTACAAGCACCAGGGTTGGCTGTCAGGCAGGGTAACCACGGACGATAATTTCACACTGTATGAAAAACCTCTCCTGGACCAAAACGCTCCTTTGGTGGCAGCTGGCGATTATGTTGCTAGGCCTGACGCCGGCATGTTCTACGTTTCCGTTGATCCCTCTGGCAAGCTGGGCTGGAAGAAAAACGAATTGATCTATATTGACACCACAGCACACGTAATTGAGGTGCTGACAGGTAAGGCCAGCAATGCCTACAAAGCTTTTCTGCGTGACCTTGGCATCTCTTACATTATCGCAGGTGAGGGGGCTTTGGATTACGCCCTCGCCCTGAAGAAATTAAAAAATCTGTTTAATATTCAGACACTGATGCTCGGTGGAGGCGGGGTTTTAAACTGGTCTTTCATACAGGCCGGAATGTGTGATGAGCTTAGCGTCGTTGTTGCACCTGTTGCGGACGGTTCTTCGGCAACGCCTGCACTGTTTGAAGCAAGAGACGGGTTTTCGATCAGCAATCCTGTTGGTTTTACGCTCAAAAGCGCAAAAGTGAAAAGTGGGGGCAGCGTATGGCTGCGCTATACCGTGAATAATCAAAGAGATGAATGA
- a CDS encoding ABC transporter ATP-binding protein, with protein sequence METTDKVMDAALLHSELVVADVSKTFVTKSGPIEALHHVNMTVEHARFVCIVGPSGCGKSTLLRMMAGLSPCEQGEIRFRGEQRQGPCRQIGMVFQEYSLFPWLNVLDNTGIGLQFNGMGKDQREQEARRYLGMVGLEKFALAMPHELSGGMRQRVAIARALTNAPDVLLMDEPFGAIDAFTRITLQKRLLEVWEQSRKTIVFVTHSVDESVYLADEIIVMGTNPGRIVDRFAVELPRPRRRDDPAYAGLVARILTLLEQQDDMTA encoded by the coding sequence ATGGAAACGACTGACAAAGTAATGGACGCTGCCTTACTGCATTCAGAACTCGTGGTCGCTGACGTATCAAAAACTTTTGTGACCAAAAGCGGCCCCATTGAAGCCCTGCACCACGTTAATATGACGGTGGAGCACGCGCGCTTTGTCTGCATAGTTGGGCCTTCTGGCTGCGGGAAATCAACCCTGCTGCGCATGATGGCTGGCCTGAGCCCCTGTGAACAGGGAGAAATTCGCTTTCGTGGCGAACAGCGGCAAGGCCCGTGCCGGCAAATCGGCATGGTTTTTCAGGAATATTCGCTTTTTCCCTGGCTGAATGTGCTTGATAATACGGGGATTGGACTGCAATTCAACGGCATGGGCAAGGATCAGCGCGAGCAGGAGGCACGCCGCTATCTTGGCATGGTGGGGCTTGAGAAATTCGCGCTGGCCATGCCACATGAGCTTTCCGGCGGCATGCGGCAAAGGGTGGCCATTGCGCGTGCCCTGACCAACGCGCCTGACGTGCTGCTTATGGACGAACCCTTTGGAGCCATTGACGCGTTTACGCGCATTACGCTGCAAAAAAGGCTGCTTGAAGTTTGGGAACAAAGCCGGAAGACAATCGTGTTCGTCACGCACAGTGTGGATGAATCCGTCTACCTTGCGGACGAAATCATTGTTATGGGCACCAATCCAGGGCGCATTGTGGACAGGTTTGCTGTGGAGTTGCCCCGCCCCCGGCGAAGAGACGACCCAGCCTATGCAGGCTTGGTTGCCCGCATTCTGACGCTTCTGGAGCAGCAGGACGATATGACCGCCTGA
- the focA gene encoding formate transporter FocA — protein MTGASFEALNPRQMYGKVVETMIIKATRPPRQAFLLAVMAGLFIGLGFVYCAVANVTGAGKIVGGLVFSLGLMLVVVLGGDLFTSTTMTLVPRASRKITWRQMFSNWGVVYAGNFIGAIALVALILLSGHPWKDGGSIALYYIKTTEYKLTYTFTEALFLGVMCNLMVCLGVWMGYSGRSLFDKMAACLFPVGLFISCGFEHSIANMFMIPIGILCSGMMPPEVAAKLADPVNTLSLLTWENFVLKNLIPVTLGNILGGGVLVGLFHWLVFARESAQEASATTPSHESLDEPNAG, from the coding sequence ATGACTGGAGCGTCTTTTGAAGCGCTGAATCCTCGCCAGATGTACGGCAAGGTTGTGGAAACAATGATAATCAAGGCGACAAGGCCTCCTCGTCAGGCTTTTTTGCTGGCAGTGATGGCGGGCCTGTTCATCGGGCTGGGCTTTGTATATTGCGCCGTGGCAAACGTTACCGGGGCAGGAAAAATTGTTGGCGGGCTTGTATTCAGTCTTGGTCTTATGCTTGTTGTGGTGTTGGGCGGCGACCTTTTCACCTCAACCACTATGACGCTTGTTCCGCGCGCCAGCCGCAAGATCACCTGGCGGCAGATGTTCTCCAACTGGGGCGTTGTTTATGCGGGAAACTTTATTGGCGCTATTGCGCTGGTGGCCCTCATTCTTCTTAGCGGGCACCCCTGGAAAGACGGCGGCAGCATTGCCCTTTATTATATCAAAACCACTGAATACAAACTGACGTACACCTTCACCGAGGCCCTCTTTCTTGGGGTCATGTGCAATCTGATGGTCTGCCTTGGCGTTTGGATGGGCTACTCTGGGCGCTCGCTTTTTGACAAGATGGCCGCCTGTCTTTTTCCCGTGGGCTTGTTTATTTCATGTGGATTTGAGCACAGTATCGCCAACATGTTCATGATCCCCATCGGCATACTTTGCAGTGGCATGATGCCCCCCGAAGTGGCGGCCAAACTGGCGGACCCGGTTAACACCCTCTCTTTGCTCACCTGGGAAAACTTTGTGCTGAAAAATCTTATTCCGGTGACGCTGGGCAACATACTTGGCGGCGGCGTACTTGTGGGGTTGTTCCACTGGCTCGTTTTTGCGCGTGAAAGTGCTCAGGAAGCCAGCGCAACAACCCCCAGCCACGAAAGTCTTGATGAACCAAACGCAGGCTGA
- a CDS encoding ABC transporter substrate-binding protein — MRTLFGKMLATALLLALGVAAQAAELPRLKVGYIFTTNHTPLMAAMDMGEKLPVEGMWMQPIVPKEKYQLMKDGKPVAVLDIVVIKSGSETATLFAQKQLDIGLASITAIMAGIDKNIPIKIVSPLVLASGGVVVSNDVPAKTWQEFVAYIKKSSKPVSIGYHSPSSAPIIILESALKSEGITYTSNPLDQKAQVVLVDLKGMANLIPALSSKQVDAVVGPEPFPQTAAGKGAGCDISMLRNLPPEGKWTDYPCCVIAARDEVIATHPELVRDFVKLMAGIGRWCNEDPQRAGILGSKWIGLPEEIGKNSNLRFLQSFTDGWKEGADGYLNDLNKAGYFKGALKDKTFKEAESLLVDPQFLNGK; from the coding sequence ATGCGCACCCTGTTTGGTAAAATGCTGGCAACAGCGCTTTTGCTCGCCCTTGGTGTTGCCGCGCAGGCGGCGGAACTGCCCCGACTGAAAGTCGGCTACATTTTTACCACCAACCATACGCCCCTCATGGCCGCTATGGATATGGGCGAAAAGCTGCCTGTTGAAGGCATGTGGATGCAGCCCATAGTGCCCAAAGAAAAGTATCAGCTCATGAAAGACGGCAAGCCCGTGGCGGTGCTTGATATTGTTGTTATCAAAAGCGGCTCGGAAACTGCGACCTTGTTCGCCCAGAAGCAGCTTGATATCGGCCTCGCTTCCATAACCGCCATTATGGCCGGCATCGACAAAAACATCCCCATCAAGATTGTGTCCCCTCTGGTTCTGGCCAGTGGCGGCGTGGTTGTATCCAACGATGTTCCCGCCAAAACGTGGCAGGAATTTGTTGCCTACATCAAAAAATCGTCCAAACCTGTGAGCATCGGCTACCACTCGCCCAGCAGTGCGCCCATCATAATTCTTGAGAGCGCGCTCAAATCAGAGGGCATCACCTACACGAGCAACCCGCTGGACCAGAAGGCGCAAGTGGTTCTGGTAGACCTGAAGGGCATGGCCAACCTCATTCCCGCCCTGAGCAGCAAACAGGTTGACGCGGTGGTCGGGCCGGAGCCCTTTCCCCAGACAGCCGCAGGCAAAGGCGCTGGCTGCGATATCAGCATGCTCCGCAACCTTCCGCCTGAAGGCAAGTGGACAGACTACCCCTGCTGCGTTATCGCCGCGCGCGACGAGGTCATTGCCACGCACCCTGAACTGGTGCGGGATTTTGTGAAGCTTATGGCCGGAATTGGCCGCTGGTGCAATGAAGACCCGCAGCGCGCCGGAATTCTTGGCTCCAAATGGATAGGCCTGCCGGAAGAGATCGGCAAGAATTCCAACCTCCGCTTTTTACAAAGCTTTACTGACGGCTGGAAAGAAGGTGCAGACGGCTACCTGAACGACCTGAACAAGGCCGGATACTTCAAGGGCGCTTTGAAGGATAAAACCTTTAAAGAGGCAGAAAGCCTTCTTGTGGACCCACAATTTCTGAACGGTAAATAA
- a CDS encoding ABC transporter permease, whose product MAHVVKNDIILPGIPQVWSLLSSPSDDVISMGTLPANTLISLARVFAGYIIAVLLAVPLGIIMGYKPDVNTALNTFLGLFRSIPPLAWVPLVLAWFGMLSLADVFSVPIGAAYPYFHNIKVSMIFIIFIGGFYPILTSAIHGVGMVPQTLTDAARVLGASQIDIFRKVLLPYAAPSIINGLRIGLGVSWMCLVSAEMLPGSLSGVGYLITHAYTVGRTDVVIAGMISIGLVGALLDRLFRLYEDRKFVWKRLTK is encoded by the coding sequence ATGGCCCATGTGGTGAAAAACGACATTATTCTGCCGGGTATTCCGCAGGTCTGGAGCCTGCTGTCCAGCCCCAGCGATGACGTCATTTCAATGGGTACCCTGCCTGCCAACACGCTTATAAGTCTGGCGCGGGTTTTTGCGGGATACATCATTGCGGTGCTTCTGGCTGTTCCGCTTGGAATCATCATGGGCTACAAGCCCGACGTAAATACCGCCCTTAATACGTTTCTTGGCCTGTTTCGCTCCATCCCTCCTCTGGCCTGGGTTCCCCTGGTACTGGCGTGGTTTGGCATGCTGAGCCTGGCCGACGTTTTTTCCGTGCCTATCGGGGCCGCATATCCATATTTTCATAATATCAAAGTATCTATGATTTTTATCATTTTCATCGGCGGGTTTTATCCCATACTCACCAGCGCCATACACGGCGTGGGCATGGTGCCGCAAACACTTACGGATGCGGCAAGGGTTCTGGGGGCCAGTCAGATAGATATTTTCCGCAAGGTGCTGCTCCCATACGCCGCGCCATCCATCATCAATGGCCTGCGCATTGGCCTTGGCGTGTCCTGGATGTGTCTTGTATCAGCCGAGATGTTGCCGGGCAGCCTTTCAGGCGTGGGGTATCTTATTACTCACGCCTACACCGTGGGCCGAACGGACGTCGTTATAGCGGGCATGATAAGTATCGGGCTTGTCGGGGCGTTGCTGGACAGATTATTCAGGCTCTACGAAGACAGGAAGTTTGTATGGAAACGACTGACAAAGTAA
- a CDS encoding MFS transporter: MKHSSKSEASAPESSRAGKNWMIDDPSEHYISIRQVFFLAIACCLLIANMYGVQPIISDIASNLAIPIKSSGIILTLAQIGYGVGVLFIVPLGDSFENKRLILLLLCCLAIALFMVHLAAGMLVFYAAIFCVGLCSSVVQLIIPFSIGLIRPSQRGRLSSIIVAGAALGMVLGRPIFSFLTGLTGWRGVYLMAAGSVCAIIILFYYSIPAKACFAKKLSYPGIFVSMGKLFVTMPKVRSQVFMLLCNFTGFTLFWASFPIMLASELQFTHNDIAMLSLASLAAPLGVVVAGSMADKGWRLAIIGFGAFLCLLAFLITPLLGLATATMLLAIIFMDSGLNISNVFIQQAVLLENANARSRLNALIISVAFAGGALGSYWGPYIYTNFGWTPTALTGSTLSLISLGAYLHMRSVYKNEKSSI, encoded by the coding sequence ATGAAACATTCCTCAAAATCTGAAGCATCTGCTCCGGAGTCCTCCAGGGCAGGTAAAAACTGGATGATTGATGACCCATCAGAGCATTATATTTCCATTCGTCAGGTCTTTTTTCTGGCAATTGCCTGCTGCTTGCTTATAGCCAATATGTACGGCGTACAGCCGATCATCAGCGACATTGCCAGCAATCTTGCAATTCCTATTAAATCAAGTGGTATTATACTTACCCTGGCACAAATTGGATACGGCGTTGGCGTGCTGTTTATCGTTCCCCTGGGTGATTCGTTTGAAAATAAACGCCTTATCCTGCTGCTGCTTTGCTGTCTGGCAATTGCACTGTTCATGGTCCATCTGGCAGCGGGAATGCTGGTGTTCTATGCCGCCATTTTTTGTGTTGGATTGTGCTCTTCAGTGGTGCAGCTGATTATTCCGTTCAGCATCGGGCTGATACGCCCCAGTCAGCGCGGACGTCTCAGTAGTATTATTGTGGCAGGGGCTGCATTGGGCATGGTGCTGGGCAGGCCAATATTCAGTTTTTTGACGGGTCTTACGGGGTGGAGGGGAGTGTATTTGATGGCGGCAGGTTCTGTTTGTGCCATCATCATCCTGTTTTATTATTCCATTCCGGCAAAAGCGTGTTTTGCGAAAAAATTATCCTATCCTGGTATTTTTGTTTCAATGGGAAAGCTCTTTGTCACAATGCCCAAGGTTCGCAGCCAGGTTTTCATGCTTTTGTGTAACTTCACCGGTTTTACACTTTTCTGGGCCAGTTTTCCCATTATGCTGGCCTCTGAACTGCAGTTTACACACAATGATATTGCCATGCTTTCGCTAGCCAGCCTTGCAGCTCCCCTCGGTGTGGTGGTGGCCGGATCGATGGCAGATAAGGGCTGGCGGTTAGCCATTATTGGCTTTGGTGCATTTCTTTGCCTGCTGGCGTTTTTAATAACGCCTCTTCTCGGGCTTGCAACAGCAACTATGTTGCTGGCTATCATTTTTATGGACTCCGGCCTTAATATATCCAACGTGTTTATTCAGCAGGCTGTACTTCTGGAAAACGCCAATGCGCGCAGCCGCCTCAACGCGCTGATTATTTCAGTGGCATTTGCAGGGGGAGCCCTGGGTTCATATTGGGGACCATATATTTACACCAACTTTGGGTGGACGCCCACGGCGCTAACCGGAAGCACGCTGTCATTGATATCACTGGGCGCGTACCTGCATATGCGCTCTGTTTATAAAAATGAAAAGTCATCAATATAA
- the nifB gene encoding nitrogenase cofactor biosynthesis protein NifB, producing MSIHQPDSARHPCFNPEAHRAFGRAHLPVAASCNVQCGFCDRRYSCVNESRPGVTARLLTPDEAVDAALRAVARMLHLSVIGIAGPGDPLANAAPTLKTLAELRKALPGILLCLSTNGLALPLHAQTLAGLGVGHVTVTVNAVRPDVGAAIYNWVDDGGKRLSGRQGAALLLERQKIGIRLLKSLGVTVKVNAVVIPGVNDAHMSDIAKAVAAWGADLMNSIPLLPVANTRFALTSSPSAQLMHSIRAEAGEVIPQMRHCTRCRADALGLLGEDGQLDDICGAQPRAQAQMQAQEPPKAHEYGQ from the coding sequence ATGAGCATACACCAGCCAGACAGTGCGCGGCACCCCTGCTTCAACCCGGAGGCGCACCGCGCATTTGGCCGGGCGCATCTGCCCGTGGCGGCAAGCTGCAACGTGCAATGCGGATTTTGCGACCGCCGCTATTCCTGCGTTAACGAATCCCGCCCCGGTGTGACGGCGCGCCTGCTCACTCCCGATGAGGCTGTGGACGCGGCCCTGCGTGCTGTGGCCCGCATGCTGCACCTGAGTGTCATTGGTATTGCTGGCCCTGGCGATCCTCTGGCCAATGCCGCTCCAACCCTAAAAACTCTTGCAGAGCTGCGCAAGGCGCTGCCCGGCATTCTGCTTTGTCTGTCCACCAATGGGCTGGCGTTGCCGCTGCACGCGCAAACCCTGGCCGGCCTCGGCGTCGGGCATGTGACGGTAACCGTCAATGCGGTCAGACCCGACGTGGGTGCAGCCATCTATAACTGGGTCGATGACGGCGGTAAGCGCCTGTCCGGGCGGCAGGGGGCAGCCCTCTTGCTCGAAAGGCAGAAAATAGGAATACGCCTGCTTAAATCACTGGGTGTCACCGTCAAGGTGAACGCGGTGGTCATACCCGGCGTAAATGATGCGCACATGTCTGACATAGCCAAAGCCGTCGCCGCCTGGGGAGCAGACCTCATGAACAGCATCCCCTTATTGCCTGTGGCGAATACACGCTTTGCCCTCACCTCTTCGCCCTCGGCGCAGTTGATGCACAGCATCCGGGCTGAGGCTGGCGAAGTGATTCCCCAGATGCGCCACTGTACGCGCTGCCGTGCTGACGCCCTGGGCCTTCTGGGCGAGGATGGCCAGCTTGACGACATCTGTGGCGCTCAGCCTCGGGCGCAGGCACAAATGCAAGCGCAGGAACCGCCCAAGGCTCATGAATACGGTCAGTAG
- the rpsT gene encoding 30S ribosomal protein S20 yields MANHKSAIKRHRQSLQKAGRNRAARTRVKNAIKQVRSAITATDKAQAGEALVAATSVLSKAASKGAMHWKKAARKISRLARAVNGIEA; encoded by the coding sequence GTGGCCAACCATAAGTCAGCCATCAAGCGTCACAGGCAGAGCTTGCAGAAGGCCGGTCGCAACCGCGCCGCCCGTACCCGCGTGAAGAACGCCATCAAACAGGTGCGCTCCGCCATCACGGCCACCGATAAGGCTCAGGCTGGTGAAGCTCTGGTGGCCGCTACTTCCGTGCTTTCCAAGGCCGCCAGCAAGGGCGCCATGCATTGGAAGAAGGCCGCGCGCAAGATTTCGCGTCTGGCCCGTGCCGTTAACGGCATCGAAGCCTAG
- a CDS encoding substrate-binding domain-containing protein, protein MDTKGNGRRGFIKSLALGAAGAALISPQAARAANGGTLQVWSCGGLAEAMCPAHAEYTRQSGVDIVYTGAFAAALGKSLLTGSGHTEVFAGRVLALAQNLRKAGKMIYFKPLCFTSYVIAVPKGNPANISGIEDLARPGVRVAMAKEASAPGGQAVMGILKAADLTPKVLANVPEQGTCVQRSVKDVATGSADAMIVERRICRMERFANQLEAVEIPEKFFPAGPLTFTVGLMADAADKDRAVAYIDWLTSPQGQEFFEKAGFYTSLSPKGQELIEKLGVKDVA, encoded by the coding sequence ATGGATACAAAAGGAAATGGGCGGCGCGGTTTCATCAAATCGCTGGCACTGGGCGCAGCCGGGGCGGCGCTCATAAGTCCGCAGGCTGCAAGGGCCGCAAACGGTGGAACGTTGCAGGTATGGTCATGCGGCGGGCTTGCAGAAGCTATGTGCCCGGCGCACGCGGAGTATACGCGGCAATCTGGCGTCGACATTGTTTATACAGGAGCTTTTGCCGCTGCCCTTGGCAAGTCCTTGCTTACCGGCAGCGGGCATACCGAAGTTTTTGCCGGACGTGTGCTCGCTCTTGCACAGAACCTGCGCAAGGCTGGCAAGATGATATATTTCAAGCCCCTGTGCTTTACGAGCTATGTCATCGCTGTACCCAAGGGCAACCCCGCCAATATCAGCGGCATTGAAGACCTTGCCCGGCCCGGCGTGCGCGTGGCTATGGCAAAGGAAGCCTCCGCCCCCGGCGGTCAGGCTGTTATGGGCATACTCAAAGCAGCTGATCTGACCCCAAAGGTTTTGGCCAACGTGCCGGAACAGGGAACCTGTGTGCAAAGGTCTGTAAAGGACGTCGCCACTGGCAGCGCTGACGCGATGATTGTTGAACGGCGCATCTGCCGTATGGAACGTTTTGCCAATCAGCTGGAGGCCGTGGAAATTCCCGAAAAGTTTTTCCCCGCCGGGCCACTGACGTTTACTGTGGGCCTTATGGCAGACGCGGCAGACAAAGACAGGGCCGTTGCCTACATCGATTGGCTGACAAGCCCGCAGGGGCAGGAATTTTTTGAAAAGGCCGGATTTTACACATCCCTTTCTCCCAAGGGACAGGAGCTGATTGAAAAGCTGGGGGTAAAAGATGTTGCATGA
- a CDS encoding 4Fe-4S binding protein has protein sequence MLHEIVARPSRRLRALHWCNRAVLVISTIFIGEWGLYGVFRCPFVVPFVSCQNCPVMACPGQLSRLFWGFWGVWLAVAIFFGRAFCGWLCPGALTNRVLALNPFKFGPNPVGVRNYRWAKYLMLAAALLAWFALGQPRVNVPLRVGEFWPSVWLTWEHAFPMWQLRFVLTVGILALGLGIVMCWCRFACPFGAALELVRRFTLFRFYKTSECNDCDKCRKVCLMRTRPDEENCTNCGDCVGSCPKDCIRFGLKPRGKE, from the coding sequence ATGTTGCATGAAATAGTTGCCCGCCCCAGCCGCAGACTACGGGCGCTCCATTGGTGTAACAGGGCCGTGCTCGTCATTTCCACTATTTTCATTGGCGAGTGGGGCCTGTACGGCGTATTTCGTTGCCCCTTTGTAGTTCCTTTTGTCAGCTGCCAGAACTGCCCTGTCATGGCCTGCCCTGGTCAATTATCCCGCCTGTTCTGGGGATTTTGGGGCGTCTGGCTGGCTGTGGCTATTTTCTTCGGCAGGGCTTTTTGCGGCTGGCTTTGCCCGGGAGCCCTGACCAACCGCGTTCTGGCGCTTAACCCCTTCAAATTCGGCCCCAACCCCGTGGGCGTGCGCAACTACAGGTGGGCCAAATATCTTATGCTGGCCGCTGCGCTGCTGGCATGGTTCGCCCTGGGCCAGCCACGGGTGAATGTGCCCCTGCGCGTAGGTGAATTCTGGCCCTCGGTATGGCTCACATGGGAGCATGCCTTTCCCATGTGGCAACTGCGCTTTGTGCTTACAGTGGGCATCCTCGCGCTGGGATTGGGCATCGTCATGTGCTGGTGCCGTTTTGCCTGTCCCTTTGGCGCAGCCCTTGAACTGGTGCGGCGTTTTACCCTCTTTCGCTTTTACAAAACGTCCGAATGCAATGACTGCGACAAATGCCGCAAGGTTTGCCTCATGCGTACCAGGCCGGACGAAGAAAACTGCACCAACTGCGGTGACTGCGTAGGATCGTGCCCCAAAGACTGCATACGGTTTGGCCTGAAGCCAAGGGGCAAGGAATGA